A window of the Acidithiobacillus thiooxidans ATCC 19377 genome harbors these coding sequences:
- a CDS encoding TlpA family protein disulfide reductase has product MLHFKLETAQSCAKVVAKTTFLPQIVLTNLSGRKVDLNNLKGKVMVVNLWANWCPFCHEETPGFVRLHQNLGSKVRFVGIALDGKRSAEKFIDKEHVKYLTLLAGAHPSKVLSEIGDRNEMLPYTLIVDPDGRIVERHLGFFSASKLAMAINRVIRKYP; this is encoded by the coding sequence GTGTTGCACTTCAAACTTGAAACCGCCCAGTCTTGTGCAAAAGTCGTTGCCAAGACAACTTTTCTTCCGCAGATAGTTTTGACTAATCTTTCCGGAAGGAAAGTGGATTTAAACAATCTCAAAGGCAAGGTCATGGTGGTAAACTTATGGGCCAACTGGTGTCCGTTTTGCCATGAGGAAACACCTGGGTTTGTTCGTCTCCATCAAAATCTGGGCTCCAAGGTGCGCTTCGTGGGTATAGCACTGGATGGCAAAAGATCTGCTGAGAAATTTATAGATAAGGAGCACGTCAAGTATCTAACACTCTTGGCTGGAGCACATCCGAGCAAAGTCCTTTCGGAGATTGGAGATCGAAATGAAATGCTTCCCTATACGCTCATCGTCGACCCCGATGGGCGTATAGTAGAACGTCATCTGGGATTTTTTTCTGCATCCAAACTCGCCATGGCCATTAACCGAGTCATACGTAAATATCCCTAA
- a CDS encoding MerR family transcriptional regulator, which produces MTEPSHRQGYRIGEVASAAGVHVETVRYYEREGLIVQPKKPYLGSRRYPEETIARIRFIKHAQKLGFTLKEARELLLLQSDKTQACDAVLHQAKIKQSAVLAKIQALRRLEIVLARLIQDCQQEYPNQHHACPILECLEADDASMDHLLADAGER; this is translated from the coding sequence ATGACTGAGCCATCTCATCGACAAGGTTATCGTATTGGCGAAGTGGCCAGTGCTGCCGGTGTCCATGTCGAAACGGTACGCTATTACGAACGGGAAGGTCTTATCGTGCAGCCCAAGAAGCCGTATCTTGGCTCTCGACGGTATCCCGAGGAGACTATTGCACGCATTCGGTTTATCAAGCACGCCCAAAAGCTTGGCTTTACCTTAAAAGAAGCGCGTGAACTCCTTCTGTTGCAGTCCGACAAAACTCAAGCCTGTGATGCTGTACTGCATCAGGCAAAAATCAAACAATCTGCGGTGCTTGCGAAAATTCAGGCTTTGCGAAGACTGGAAATCGTATTGGCCCGTTTAATTCAGGATTGCCAACAAGAATATCCTAACCAGCATCATGCGTGTCCGATTTTGGAATGTCTGGAAGCAGATGACGCAAGCATGGATCATTTGCTTGCGGACGCGGGGGAACGATAA
- a CDS encoding heavy-metal-associated domain-containing protein, translating to MHIKINSGKNLVLISALSLLTSGVLAMPFAWAGTPSSAAVVQAASVTSVFSVPSMSCGDKACETAIYIALHRIPGVQHIHIDDMKRTVTVTYDAKKVSPSVLLKTFRNIGYPASLAHA from the coding sequence ATGCACATAAAGATAAATTCAGGAAAAAATCTGGTGTTAATATCTGCGCTTTCGCTGCTGACGAGCGGTGTGCTCGCTATGCCTTTCGCGTGGGCTGGCACGCCTTCTTCTGCTGCTGTCGTGCAGGCAGCTTCTGTTACGTCGGTATTCAGTGTGCCGTCAATGAGCTGTGGGGATAAGGCCTGTGAAACGGCTATTTATATTGCACTGCATCGCATCCCAGGTGTGCAGCATATCCATATTGATGACATGAAAAGGACGGTGACGGTGACCTATGATGCCAAAAAAGTGAGCCCATCTGTTCTCCTGAAAACCTTTAGGAATATTGGGTATCCGGCTTCTTTGGCGCATGCTTAA
- a CDS encoding mercuric transporter MerT family protein, which translates to MNTKVSKSDPQGSGCATNNSNMQNVRPKGLWGLLVAVVVGFLASACCVLPLLLIVAGVGGAWMANLRVLDPYAPYLDVVVLLFLGYAHVQNYREKKALACSSCSMVGRMGRWQSPLLWAGTVLVIVFLALPHVLPGLLM; encoded by the coding sequence ATGAATACTAAAGTCAGTAAATCGGATCCACAGGGATCTGGCTGCGCCACCAATAACTCGAATATGCAGAATGTCCGACCAAAGGGGCTATGGGGGTTGTTAGTAGCGGTCGTAGTGGGTTTCCTGGCTTCCGCTTGCTGTGTCTTGCCGCTATTGCTGATTGTGGCTGGTGTAGGTGGCGCATGGATGGCTAACTTGCGGGTGCTTGATCCTTACGCCCCTTACCTGGATGTGGTCGTGTTGCTCTTTTTGGGATACGCCCACGTTCAAAATTATCGCGAAAAAAAGGCGCTGGCCTGTAGTTCGTGTTCGATGGTTGGACGAATGGGCCGTTGGCAATCCCCTCTTTTATGGGCGGGTACCGTTTTGGTTATTGTCTTTCTGGCATTGCCGCATGTGTTGCCCGGCTTGTTGATGTAG
- the merB gene encoding organomercurial lyase: MRQDHMERGLQNLLREFPLQSRVMNEPEPVQKIYAEIIRFWVLHAHPPLAQNFPEIPLQRLRMLDAVAISPEGLIGAYPFSAKETPIRVSNGKHQSIFAMCAIDALAIPFLWNAPIEIESACHDCAVAIKWGLDPNGDSPDIIGAPCVAMGHLDGKTCAEQPACSGLCTGIYFLCTACARNLTMAIYPLQEAQYISQMFFGFQVALLQKFQYLQGDLP; encoded by the coding sequence ATGCGTCAGGATCACATGGAAAGAGGGCTGCAAAATTTATTGAGAGAATTCCCGCTCCAGTCTCGAGTCATGAACGAACCGGAGCCTGTACAGAAGATCTATGCAGAAATTATACGATTCTGGGTACTGCATGCGCATCCACCATTGGCGCAGAATTTTCCCGAAATCCCATTGCAAAGGTTGAGGATGCTGGATGCAGTCGCAATCAGTCCGGAAGGCTTGATCGGTGCTTATCCCTTCAGCGCGAAGGAAACCCCTATTCGTGTCTCGAATGGGAAACACCAGTCCATATTTGCGATGTGCGCCATTGATGCGCTCGCGATACCGTTCTTGTGGAATGCTCCCATAGAGATTGAGAGCGCATGTCACGATTGTGCTGTGGCTATTAAATGGGGCTTGGATCCAAACGGGGATAGCCCGGACATTATCGGAGCTCCCTGCGTTGCCATGGGGCACCTGGATGGGAAAACCTGCGCGGAACAACCGGCATGTAGCGGGCTGTGTACAGGTATATATTTTCTTTGCACGGCGTGCGCCAGGAATCTGACAATGGCTATTTATCCGTTACAGGAAGCGCAGTACATCAGTCAGATGTTTTTCGGTTTCCAGGTTGCTCTGCTGCAAAAATTTCAGTATCTGCAAGGAGATTTGCCATGA
- a CDS encoding 2OG-Fe(II) oxygenase, producing MLGLTSRTPVILTMHWRYAPSGASISPHTDARRKIGSHIFYFNTPEDWEEAWGGQTLVLDDGDKWSRHSAPDYSDLREAGASQVLGNRSFLFAQTDHSWHAVKAVQCPPGHFRKVFIVVANRLTPQVIWRRMRGKDADGYRLSGGVQEKPSFNER from the coding sequence ATGCTCGGGTTAACATCCAGGACACCGGTTATTCTGACCATGCACTGGCGTTATGCGCCATCCGGCGCCTCCATTTCACCCCATACGGATGCCCGGCGCAAAATAGGTTCGCATATTTTCTATTTCAATACACCCGAAGACTGGGAAGAAGCCTGGGGCGGACAGACGCTGGTTCTGGATGATGGTGACAAATGGTCACGTCATTCGGCGCCGGACTACAGCGATTTGCGCGAGGCCGGGGCTTCACAGGTACTGGGGAATCGCAGTTTTCTTTTTGCGCAAACTGATCATTCCTGGCACGCCGTCAAAGCCGTGCAGTGTCCGCCCGGCCATTTCCGCAAGGTTTTTATTGTGGTCGCCAACCGCCTCACCCCGCAGGTGATCTGGCGGCGCATGCGAGGCAAAGACGCCGATGGCTACCGTCTGTCTGGTGGTGTTCAAGAAAAACCAAGTTTCAATGAACGTTAA
- the merA gene encoding mercury(II) reductase: MTMKKTIQLNILGMTCTHCALTVEKALKDVAGVDKANVFFPEGYAEVEVADDVADSVLTAAVVKSGYGAQVAKVDADLHDRSTRVDAPAAEKLHVIILGSGSGAFAAAIRCVDGGARVTMIEKGTLGGTCVNIGCVPSKIMIRAAQMAHWQRAHPFQGLGHCEPTVERAALVAQQQQRVDELRNEKYVNVLASHPEITLLQGTARFADAHTIVVRTDDGKEQSVRGDRILIAVGAHPHVPRIHGLNQTPYWTSTEALVAEEIPRHLVVLGASVVAVELAQAFRRLGAEVIILARSTLLSREDPALGAGLQTVFAEEGIRVLQQTVPESVHHNNGQFEIQIDSERLRADQLLVATGRQPNTQDLGLESLGVATNEFGAILVDDHMRTSVSHIFAAGDCTTHPQFVYVAAAGGTRAAVNMLGGDAALDLSAMPSVVFTDPQVATVGLDEKAAEKRGIKTISRTLSLENVPRALANFDTRGFIKLVADEPTGKLLGAQILAAEGGEIVQSAALALRGGLRFQDLADQLFPYLTMVEGLKLCAQTFTKDVKQLSCCAG; the protein is encoded by the coding sequence ATCACGATGAAAAAAACCATTCAGTTGAACATACTCGGGATGACATGTACGCACTGCGCTTTGACCGTAGAAAAAGCCCTTAAGGACGTCGCCGGTGTCGACAAAGCAAACGTTTTCTTTCCTGAAGGTTATGCGGAGGTGGAGGTAGCCGACGACGTTGCTGATTCCGTGCTCACTGCGGCTGTCGTCAAGAGCGGTTACGGCGCACAGGTCGCCAAGGTGGACGCAGACCTGCACGACCGAAGCACTCGTGTCGATGCGCCTGCAGCAGAAAAATTACACGTGATTATTCTGGGATCTGGATCGGGAGCCTTCGCTGCGGCGATCCGCTGTGTTGATGGTGGCGCGCGCGTTACGATGATCGAAAAAGGGACGTTGGGGGGAACCTGCGTCAATATTGGCTGCGTTCCGTCCAAAATCATGATCCGCGCGGCGCAAATGGCACATTGGCAGCGCGCACACCCATTCCAGGGACTGGGCCATTGTGAGCCTACGGTGGAACGTGCGGCACTGGTGGCGCAGCAGCAGCAGCGTGTGGACGAACTCCGCAACGAAAAATACGTCAACGTACTCGCTTCTCATCCAGAGATTACCCTGCTCCAGGGAACCGCTCGATTCGCCGATGCCCATACTATTGTCGTGCGCACCGACGATGGAAAAGAGCAGTCCGTTCGGGGAGATCGCATTCTTATTGCTGTTGGTGCGCATCCCCATGTGCCTCGAATACACGGATTGAACCAGACTCCCTACTGGACGTCGACAGAAGCACTTGTCGCCGAAGAAATACCCCGGCATCTGGTGGTATTGGGTGCTTCGGTGGTGGCTGTAGAGTTGGCACAGGCTTTCCGCAGACTGGGTGCAGAGGTCATTATTCTGGCACGCAGTACCTTGTTATCCAGGGAAGATCCAGCACTGGGCGCGGGTTTACAGACTGTCTTTGCAGAAGAAGGTATCCGGGTGCTTCAGCAGACGGTTCCAGAAAGCGTGCACCATAATAATGGGCAGTTCGAGATCCAGATTGATTCGGAGCGGCTCCGTGCAGATCAGTTGCTGGTGGCAACGGGTCGCCAACCCAATACGCAGGATTTGGGATTGGAATCCCTTGGAGTTGCCACCAACGAGTTTGGTGCCATCCTGGTTGATGACCACATGCGTACAAGCGTTTCCCACATTTTTGCGGCAGGAGACTGCACTACGCATCCTCAGTTCGTGTATGTCGCCGCTGCGGGGGGCACACGTGCCGCCGTCAACATGTTAGGAGGCGATGCCGCACTGGATCTAAGTGCCATGCCGTCTGTGGTTTTTACAGATCCGCAAGTGGCCACGGTTGGACTGGATGAAAAGGCGGCTGAAAAGCGGGGGATCAAAACCATCAGCCGCACCCTGAGTCTGGAAAATGTCCCCAGAGCCTTGGCGAATTTTGACACCCGAGGATTTATCAAGCTGGTAGCGGACGAACCCACTGGAAAATTGTTGGGGGCGCAGATTCTGGCTGCTGAGGGTGGTGAAATTGTCCAGTCTGCGGCATTGGCTCTACGGGGTGGATTGCGCTTCCAGGATTTGGCGGATCAACTATTTCCCTATTTGACCATGGTGGAAGGACTGAAACTCTGTGCCCAGACATTTACCAAGGATGTCAAGCAATTGTCCTGTTGTGCCGGCTAA
- a CDS encoding IS30-like element ISCARN114 family transposase, producing MARKYRQLLPDQRNQIQRGLNQGLSIRGIARQLGRSPSTISREIQRGRVEETYDAVCAREEAQRRRRKGVRKLTEGSPLTLAVTHAILQRKWSPEQIAGRLRMDYPEDKQWHVSHETIYQFIYAHPAGELRKALIAGLRRGHSKRKPRTRGKDRRGGITNMRSIRERPEEAQAREVPGHWEGDLIKGAFNASAIGTLVDRSSRFVILARVEDATAEAILESFTRRLRTLPKSFRQTLTYDQGREMARHQELERNTGICVYFADPHSPWQRPTNENTNGLLRQYFPKGTDLSEYSQRRLTQVAEELNNRPRKSLGFRTPAEVMAQQIRQLNSGVALQT from the coding sequence ATGGCCAGAAAATACAGGCAATTGTTGCCCGATCAGCGAAACCAGATACAGCGTGGATTGAATCAGGGGCTGAGTATTCGTGGCATTGCCAGGCAGTTGGGCCGAAGCCCTAGCACGATCAGTCGGGAGATTCAGCGAGGTCGTGTGGAAGAGACCTATGACGCCGTATGCGCTCGGGAAGAAGCGCAGAGGCGCCGACGCAAGGGAGTCAGGAAGTTGACTGAAGGTTCGCCTTTAACCCTCGCGGTGACACACGCTATTCTGCAAAGGAAGTGGTCACCGGAGCAGATAGCGGGGAGGTTGCGGATGGACTATCCCGAAGACAAACAGTGGCACGTCTCTCATGAGACTATTTACCAGTTTATCTATGCCCACCCGGCTGGTGAACTGCGCAAGGCATTGATTGCAGGGCTGCGCAGAGGGCACAGCAAACGCAAGCCCCGCACACGAGGTAAAGACCGTCGTGGCGGGATCACGAACATGCGCTCAATCCGTGAGCGCCCGGAGGAAGCACAAGCTCGCGAAGTACCCGGTCACTGGGAAGGCGACCTGATCAAGGGGGCATTCAATGCCAGTGCTATTGGCACGTTAGTGGATCGTAGCAGTCGCTTCGTCATCCTCGCGCGAGTGGAGGATGCTACGGCAGAAGCGATCCTGGAAAGCTTTACGCGGCGTTTGCGTACGCTGCCCAAGAGCTTCCGGCAAACGCTCACCTATGATCAGGGCCGCGAAATGGCTCGGCATCAGGAACTGGAGCGAAATACGGGCATATGTGTTTATTTCGCTGACCCACATAGCCCCTGGCAGCGTCCGACCAATGAAAATACGAATGGCCTACTGCGTCAGTATTTCCCCAAGGGCACGGACTTATCCGAATATTCGCAACGGCGTTTGACTCAGGTAGCGGAGGAACTCAATAATCGGCCCAGGAAATCCTTGGGATTCCGAACTCCAGCCGAAGTGATGGCACAGCAAATCAGGCAGTTAAACAGCGGTGTTGCACTTCAAACTTGA